The genomic window TCTCGTAGTAGATGCGGCCGATGTACTCGCCGATCAGCCCCAGCATCATCATCTGCAGCCCGCCGAGGCCGGTGATCGCGACCAGCAGCGTGACGTAGCCCGGCGAGGTCGGCCCCTGGATGAAGGCCTGCACGGTGATCACCGCCGCGTAGACCGCGGCCAGGCCCGCCAGGCCGAGGCCCGCGTAGATCGCCAGCCGCAGCGGGCGGTTGTTGAACGAGATCAGCCCGTCCATGCCGTAGTTGACCAGCGCCCCGAAGCGCCACTTCGTCTCGCCGGCCTCGCGGGCGGCGTTGCGGTAGTCGAAGGTGACGGTGTCGAAGCCGATCCAGGAGAAAAGCCCCTTGGAGAAGCGGTTGTACTCCGGCATCGACAGCAGCGCGTCCACCGCGGGGCGCGACAGCAGCCGGAAGTCGCCGACACCGTCGGTGAGTTCCACGTCGACCCACTTGTTGATCATGCGGTAGTAGAGCCGGCTGACGGCGGAGCGCACCTTCTTGTCGCCCTCGCGCGTGCGGCGGGCGATCACCTGGTCGTGGCCGACGTCGTAGAGCTCCAGCATCCGGGCGATGAGCTCCGGCGGGTGCTGGAGGTCGGCGTCCATCAGGACGACCGCGTCGCCGGTGGCCTCGCGCAGGCCCGCCAGCATGCCGGCCTCCTTGCCGAAGTTCCGGCTGAAGGAGACGTAGCGGGTGCTGCCCGGGTTGTTCTTGGCAAGCACGCGGAGCCGTTCGAGGGTCCCGTCCTTGCTGCCGTCATCGACGTAACACAGCTCGTAGTCGAGGGCCAGCGTGTCAAGGGTCTCCCTGATGCGCAGGTCGAAGAGCTCGATGACGGCTTCTTCGTTGTAGCAGGGAACTACGATCGACAGTCGCATGAAGGTCACTTTCGGCGCCGTGCGTCAAATACGCGGTGCGGCGGCTGGAAACCGAGCCGCATATGTGAGCGTCAGTGTAGGCGGGGCCAACCGGCTGTGGTGAGTGTGCGCTATGAGGTCGGCGAACGTTCAGCAAGCTGTCCGAATGGTAGTGCCAAGAATTCACCGTGCAAGGGGAACCACGGGCCGTGGTGATGATCACCTGCCGGTGAAATGGACCGCATGAGGACGCCCAGCGAACGCAAGGCATACTGGGGATGTCGGCCTCGATGGCTGTGTCTGGTCCGCCGGACGGCCTCCCACCGGGGCCGTCGTTCGATGAGGAGTCGCCCGCCGTGCGTAATCCCGAGGCACCCCGGCTGCTGGGGGTCTACCGACGAGCCGTGCCGGAAAGCGCCCGCAAGGCCATCGCGGCCCGCGTCGACTCGGATCTGCGCAAGCAGGTGAAGCTCAGGATCGCCGGAGCCACCGCCGCCGCCGAGCGGGTCCGGGCCGCCCGGGTCGGCAAGCGCCACCAGGCACTGGTGGACCGGCCGGACCGGCTGGTGATGACCGTCGGCAGGGAGCCCAAGGTCGCGCTGGTGATCCCCGGGGTGACCCCGCTGGCGGCCCGCCGGGCGAATCTGGACACGGTGCTCGACTGCCTGGAGGCCGCGGGCCTGAGCCACTTCTGCGTACGCGGCCGCTCGGAGACCGCCGCCGCGGTCGCGGTGCGCGAGGCCGACCGGGAGGCAGTGCTTGCCGCGTTGACCGCGCTGTGCGCCGAGGAGCCCGGCTACGTGACGCCGGTCACCGCCAACAGCCCGGTGCCCGAGGAGTCGCTGCCCGGCTACGAACCGGCCGCCTGGCGCAAGGTCGCTGAGGCCGGCGTCTTCCGGCTGACCTGGTACCGCAGCGACGAGCACGGCCGCCTCGCGCTGGGCACCCGCTACGGCTGCGACGTGGAGTTCTGGACCGAGGAGGACGGCCGGCTGGTCGCGCCGCGGCCCGGCAAGCTCGCCGAGGACATCCCGGCCGACTCCAAGCCCGTCCAGGCCGCCGAGGCGTTCTTCACCGACCTCGCGCCGCGCGACACCGGCGCGGGACCGCTGCACGAGGTGCCCACCCGCGAGCACTTCGCGATCCACACCACCGGCGAGGTCCGCTTCCCGGTGGACGTCGTCTACACCTGGGTCGACGGTTCCGACCCCGCGTGGCTGCGCCGCCGCGCGGAGTTCAGCGGCGAGGGCTACCACGAGGAGGCCGCCAACGCGGCCCGCTACCTCAGCCGCGACGAACTGCGCTACTCGCTGCGCTCGCTGCACATGTACGCGCCCTGGGTGCGCAAGGTCTTCCTGGTCACCGACGACCAGACGCCGGCCTGGCTGAACGCCGAGCACCCCGGCATCCAGGTGGTCAGCCACCGGGAGATCTTCCGCTCGGCAGCCTCGCTGCCGACCTTCAACTCGCACGCCATCGAGAGCCAACTGCACCACATAGAAGGCCTGTCCGAGCACTTCCTCTACTTCAACGACGACGTGCTGCTGGGCAACGAGGTCACACCGCAGGACTTCTTCCTCGCCAACGGCCTGACCAAGTTCTTCCCCTCACCCGCGCTGGTGCCGCTCGGCGAGCGCACGGTCGAGGACCCGCCGGTGGCGGCGGCGGGCAAGAACAACCGGCGGCTGATCGAGGAGCGCTACGGCTCGGTGCTGGTGCAGAAGATGAAGCACATGCCGCACCCGCTGCGGCGCAGCGTGCTCGCCGAGATCGAGGCGGAGTTCGCCGCTGAGTACCGGCAGACCGAGTCCAGCCACTTCCGCAGCGTCGACGACATCTCCATCGCCTCCTCGCTGCACCACTACTACGCCTTCGCCACCCGCCGGGCGGTGCCGTCGGAACTGCCGTACACCTACATCGACCTGACCCACCCGTGGACCGAGACGCGCCTCGGCCGGCTGCTGGCCCGGCGGGACAAGACGGTCTTCTGCGTCAACGACACCGTGTCCACCGGGGAGAACGTCGCGGAGCAGAAGGATCTGATCACGCCGTTCCTCGACGCGTACTTCCCGGTGCCCGGGCCCTTCGAGAAGACGAAGCAGCCCGGCACCGGGAAGTAGGTCGGCCGGGTGGTCAGTCCCGCTCGAAGCGGGACTTCACCGGGAAGTAGGCGTTGAGGAAGGCGTGCATCACGCGCGCCTGCTCCTCCTCGGGCACCTCGGCGTCCGGCGACTCCCCGATGCAGAAGACGTCGTAGTTGCGGGACGCGAGCAGGCGGCCGAGCACCGAGTGGTGGTCGTAGTCACCGGCGTTGACGTAGCTGCAGGAGATCGTGCCGGGCACCGAGCGGCCGGTGAGGTAGCCGAAGTGGTGGTGCAGCGACGAGGTGATGGAGATGTCGGAGTTGCCGCGGAAGGGGTTGGCCGCCGTCCTCGCCACCTCCTGCGGGTACTTCTCGGCGATCTCCGCGAGCACGCTGCGGCGCAGCGCGTGCGGCGCGTGCAGGAAGCTCTGGGTGGAGGTCCGCCCGAAGGTCTCCTCCAGCAGCTTGCGGTTGTTCTTGGCCGCGGCGAAGTAGCCCTCGTCGTCGTCCGACGGCTCGCTCGGCGGCACGGCGACCGGCGACTTGAAGAACTTCGCTATGCCGTTGCTGAGGAAGAAGCGGTCGGGCGAGAGCGGACGGCCGACGAAGAAGTCGTCGTTGAGGTAGAGGAAGTGCTCCGAGAGCCCCTCGATCCGGTGGATCTGGCTCTCGATGGAGTGCGAGTTGAACGTCGGCAGGTCGTCCTGGTTCGCGAAGATCTCCCGGTGGCTGACCACCTTGACGTCCGGGCACGAGGTGTCGAGCCAGTCCGGGACCTGGTCGTCGGTCACCAGGTAGATGTTCCGCACCCAGGGCGCGTACATCTCCAGCGAGCGCAGTGAATAGCGCAGTTCGTCGCGGTTGCGGAACCTGACGTCGCCGTTGTCGGCGTCGGAGTTCTCCGCGACGGCCATGCCGCGCTCGCGGCGTACCGCGTTGCGCCGGGCGTTCCAGGCGGGGTCGTTGCCGTCCACCCAGGTGTAGACGACGTCGATCGGATAGTCGACGTCCCACATCAGCTGCTTGGTGAACTGCGCGAGCGTCGGGTAGTCGCGGTCGCCGATCCGCAGCTTCGCGGTGGGTTCCAGGGACGGCAGCCGGCGGCCGAGCAGGGTCGCGGCCCGCGGCGTGGAACGCCAGCCGTCCTCCTCGTCGACGACCCAGAACTCCACGCTGCAGCCGTACGCGGGCCCGTAGCGCAGCGTGCGGCTGTCGGTGGTCACCGGCTTGAACATCCGCAGGCCGGCGATCTCGCCGACGTCCCGCAGCCGTTCGGCCAGCACCGCGCCGGGGACGGCGCCGCGCGGGATGATCAGTTCGGCGTAGACCGGCTTGCCGTGCAGCGCGGTGGACATGGCCTCGAGCACCCGCGACCGCTCCTCGACCGGCACCGCGATCCGGTACTGCACGCCCTCGGCCCGCAGCAGGATGTACGGGATCCCGGCGTCCTCAAGGACCTTGGCGCTGATCTCCAGGTTGGTCCTGAGCATCTCGGGCCCGTTGATGTCGTCGCGGACCTCGGCCAGCCGCCCCGCGGAGCGCACCAGGGTGCGGTCCTGCGCCTGGATGATCACCTCCCTGGCCTTCTGCTCGTCGGCGGAGTTCGCCAGCGGGGAGACGGGCGCGGCCACGGTGAAGTTGCGGGTACCGCCCGCCACCACCCGCAGGGCGGTGCGGTCGGCGCGCCGGCTCAGCCGCCTGGGGTCGTCGCGTTCGGCCAGCAGCCGGTCGAACAGCTCCTCCCAGCGGGCGGTGATCTGCTCGCCGTTGAAGCGCTCGTAGACGCCCGCGCGTGCGGCCTTGCCGAAGGCGTGCCGGGTCTCCTCGTCGCCGACCAGCCGGGCCATCGCCTCGGCCAGCAGCTCGATGTCGCCGGGCGGCACCAGCAGCCCGTCCACGTCGTGCCTGATGATCTCGGCCGGGCCGGTGACGATGTCGTACGCCACCACCGGCACACCGGCGGCGAACATCTCCAGCAGCACCAGCGGGAAGGCCTCGTTGCGCGACGGCAGCAGGCACAGCCCCGCCTTGGCCCACTCCTCGTCCATCTGCTGCGAGCGGCCCACCAGTTCGACCCGCATCTGCAGGCCGAACCCCTCGACGAGCTGGCGCAGCCGCACTTCCTGCGGGCCGTCGCCGAAGATCCGCAGCTTCCAGTCGGGGAAGTCGCCCGAGATGCGGTGGAAGGCCTGGATGGCGTGGTCGAGCTGCTTCTCCGGGGTCATCCGCGCGGCCAGCACGATGACCTTGTTCTGCAGGTCGGAGCGGGGCCGGTAGCCGTCGGACACGGCGTTGGGGATGGTGACCAGCTCGGGCGCGGCCTCGCCGAGGGAGTCGGCGAACCAGTCGTTGGTGCGCTCGGTGAGCGAGACCAGCGCGTCGAACTGCGGGCCGTAGACGAGCAGCGGCTCACCGGAGACGCCGCGCAGCTGGGAGGCGCGGTGCTCCTCGTGCACGGTCACCACCCGGGCCGGGGCGAGTTCCGCGGCGGCGGCCATCAGAGCCGGGGTGGTGGTGACCAGCACGTCGCAGTCGAGCGTCGACAGCGCGGCGGTCATCTCGACGTCGGAGAGCTGGTCGAAGGTGTTCTCCCAGACCGGCTTGATCAGCTCGCTGGGCAGCGACTCCAGCGTCCTGCACGCCTTCTCGTCCAGCGTGCTACGGCGCACCGGGCGCCCGTAGGGGCCGGTCCTGTCCACCAGGTAGCGCCGCTTTATCTGCTGGGCCGCGGCGAAGAACGGCTCCCGCCGGGTCTTGAAGACGCTCAGCACCTCGACGTCGTGCCGGGGGGACAGATGGATCGCCTGGGTGTAGGCGGCCATCTCGGTGCCGCCCATCTCGTCGCCCCAGGTGAGCAGAAATGTGATCTTCATGCGTCCTCGTTGGTTCCGATAGCCGCGCAGGCCACCGCAAGGGCTCCGGCAGGCGTCAGGTAGGCGTGCACACGCGTCAGGGAGCCGTCTTCCAGCGATATGACGCGGAAGGGCGTTCTGAACACCTGCTTGGGGTGGCGCACCTGGGTCAGCCGCTTGGCGACCTTCAACTTGGTGCGGCCGGCGCGCAGCTGGACGTCCCAGGTGCGCTGGACGCCCGCGTTGCCGGTCATGGTGCGCAGCGGCAGGTCGAAGGTGAAGTTGTCGCCGTCCCAGCTCAGCGGGACGGGAACGGACTTGTTGGAGCCGCGCCTGACGACCTCGGCGGTGTAGCTCTCCAGCGGGTGGCGCGCGGCCAGCAGCCGGCCGCGTACGGTCACCCGGTCCCAGCGCAGGTCGAAGCCGGAGAGGTCCGCCTGGTGGGCCGGGGCGGAGACCTTGAGCATCGCGCGGCCGTCCACCGAGCGCACCGCCCGGAAGACGGCGCCGCTGGACTCCGACGGCGAGGTCGGCAGCATCGGGCCGTCCACCGCGGCGAAGGCCGGCGCGGACAGGTCGGCCCGGGTCTCGCGGCCGCCGTTGTCGGTGACGACGACGCTGAAGCGCCACACGCCCGAGCTGAGCAGCAGCCCGCGCGAGGTGTCGTCCTCGCCCTCGGCGTAGCGCAGCGGCACCGTCGCGGTGAGCAGTCCGGAGCTGCCGGGACCCGTCTCCACGTCGAGGTCGACGCTGACCCGGCGGCTGCCGTGGATCAGTTCCAGGCGGGCGGCGGCGGGGTCGGCGGAATTCCGGGACACCGGAACGGCGACATTGAGGGTGCGACCGCCGAGCACGGACAGATGGACCGGTGCGACAACCGGCCGCGGTCGCACGCCGGTACCGAGCGCGGGCACGGTGTTCATCCGCTCGACCTTGCGGCGGACCCGTACCGCCATGGTGCGGGCGCGCTTTGCCGCGCCCACCGCGTAGGGCAGGAGCGATTCACTCACGGCACACGTGTCTCCCGTTCTGGTCCGTCGGCCAGCGCATCGTGTCAAGGATGCCAAAGATCAGCAAGTTGGCCGAATGTTGCAATTACCGTTCACGGCAATTCACCTGCGGGCCAATCCATTATGTGACGGGGATCACCGGTTCTGCCGAAACCCGCACCGCGACCGGTCGCTCTTGTGAACCGGGGCGCTCGGAATGATCGCACAACGGGTGAACGGAGCACGAACGTTGAATCGCTTGCAGGGCCCGGGGGCGGGCGGTCCGACGCGCCGGGCGGCCGTGGGTGCGGTGGCCGGCGTGCTGTCCGGGGTCACGCTGGGGGGCTGCACGAGCGGGTCGCACCCGGCCGCGGCGGGTGACGGCGTCCCCGCCAGGCCGCTGCCGATGTCGTCCCAGGTCTCCTTCAGCTCGCAGGACCGGCCGCTGGTGATGCAGGTGCTCGCGCACCCCGACGACGACCTGTACTTCATGAACCCCGACACGGTCGCCGGCATCGAGCGCGAGGTGCCGATCGTGTCGGT from Streptomyces sp. NBC_01198 includes these protein-coding regions:
- a CDS encoding glycosyltransferase family 2 protein, which codes for MRLSIVVPCYNEEAVIELFDLRIRETLDTLALDYELCYVDDGSKDGTLERLRVLAKNNPGSTRYVSFSRNFGKEAGMLAGLREATGDAVVLMDADLQHPPELIARMLELYDVGHDQVIARRTREGDKKVRSAVSRLYYRMINKWVDVELTDGVGDFRLLSRPAVDALLSMPEYNRFSKGLFSWIGFDTVTFDYRNAAREAGETKWRFGALVNYGMDGLISFNNRPLRLAIYAGLGLAGLAAVYAAVITVQAFIQGPTSPGYVTLLVAITGLGGLQMMMLGLIGEYIGRIYYETKRRPHFLVKETNAPRTFRVGDQAGAPSQEAQIPQDWSEIR
- a CDS encoding stealth family protein; the protein is MRNPEAPRLLGVYRRAVPESARKAIAARVDSDLRKQVKLRIAGATAAAERVRAARVGKRHQALVDRPDRLVMTVGREPKVALVIPGVTPLAARRANLDTVLDCLEAAGLSHFCVRGRSETAAAVAVREADREAVLAALTALCAEEPGYVTPVTANSPVPEESLPGYEPAAWRKVAEAGVFRLTWYRSDEHGRLALGTRYGCDVEFWTEEDGRLVAPRPGKLAEDIPADSKPVQAAEAFFTDLAPRDTGAGPLHEVPTREHFAIHTTGEVRFPVDVVYTWVDGSDPAWLRRRAEFSGEGYHEEAANAARYLSRDELRYSLRSLHMYAPWVRKVFLVTDDQTPAWLNAEHPGIQVVSHREIFRSAASLPTFNSHAIESQLHHIEGLSEHFLYFNDDVLLGNEVTPQDFFLANGLTKFFPSPALVPLGERTVEDPPVAAAGKNNRRLIEERYGSVLVQKMKHMPHPLRRSVLAEIEAEFAAEYRQTESSHFRSVDDISIASSLHHYYAFATRRAVPSELPYTYIDLTHPWTETRLGRLLARRDKTVFCVNDTVSTGENVAEQKDLITPFLDAYFPVPGPFEKTKQPGTGK
- a CDS encoding stealth conserved region 3 domain-containing protein encodes the protein MKITFLLTWGDEMGGTEMAAYTQAIHLSPRHDVEVLSVFKTRREPFFAAAQQIKRRYLVDRTGPYGRPVRRSTLDEKACRTLESLPSELIKPVWENTFDQLSDVEMTAALSTLDCDVLVTTTPALMAAAAELAPARVVTVHEEHRASQLRGVSGEPLLVYGPQFDALVSLTERTNDWFADSLGEAAPELVTIPNAVSDGYRPRSDLQNKVIVLAARMTPEKQLDHAIQAFHRISGDFPDWKLRIFGDGPQEVRLRQLVEGFGLQMRVELVGRSQQMDEEWAKAGLCLLPSRNEAFPLVLLEMFAAGVPVVAYDIVTGPAEIIRHDVDGLLVPPGDIELLAEAMARLVGDEETRHAFGKAARAGVYERFNGEQITARWEELFDRLLAERDDPRRLSRRADRTALRVVAGGTRNFTVAAPVSPLANSADEQKAREVIIQAQDRTLVRSAGRLAEVRDDINGPEMLRTNLEISAKVLEDAGIPYILLRAEGVQYRIAVPVEERSRVLEAMSTALHGKPVYAELIIPRGAVPGAVLAERLRDVGEIAGLRMFKPVTTDSRTLRYGPAYGCSVEFWVVDEEDGWRSTPRAATLLGRRLPSLEPTAKLRIGDRDYPTLAQFTKQLMWDVDYPIDVVYTWVDGNDPAWNARRNAVRRERGMAVAENSDADNGDVRFRNRDELRYSLRSLEMYAPWVRNIYLVTDDQVPDWLDTSCPDVKVVSHREIFANQDDLPTFNSHSIESQIHRIEGLSEHFLYLNDDFFVGRPLSPDRFFLSNGIAKFFKSPVAVPPSEPSDDDEGYFAAAKNNRKLLEETFGRTSTQSFLHAPHALRRSVLAEIAEKYPQEVARTAANPFRGNSDISITSSLHHHFGYLTGRSVPGTISCSYVNAGDYDHHSVLGRLLASRNYDVFCIGESPDAEVPEEEQARVMHAFLNAYFPVKSRFERD